The genomic segment AATCACATGGCTGCTTTTCATATTATGCTTTCTTTTTGTTATTTCTAACCCCAGCCAAGTAGCCACTTAGCGCTATTCCAACAAGAACAATCCAGAATGTCACTTGCCATAAAGTTGAATGTGGGAAGCTTTCATCGAGGATTCCCAAGCCTGGATGTGACAGTGTAAGCACAGCCAATTTGACACCGACCCATCCAACAATAAGAAATGCTGCTGTTTCCAAGGTAGGAAACTTTTGCAAAAGAACAACGAATTGACGTGCAGCAAATCGCATGATCACTAAGCCAATAATACCACCCAATAACATGACGATGAATTGTCCACCGTTAATGCCACCTATATCGAAGTTACCAAGCTTAGGCAACGTTACAGCAAGTGCAACCGCCGCCAACATCGAATCGAGCGCAAATGCGATATCCGCAAGTTCGACTTTCACAACAGTCATCCAAAAACCAGACTGCTTACGTTTTTTAGCATCAGGATGTGTATCCTCAACTTTTCGCTGATCCATAATATTCTTAATGGAAATGAACAATAAGTAGATTGCTCCGAGTGCTTGAATTTGCCAAATATTCACTAGGAACGTAATCATGAACAAGGCTGCAAAGCGGAAGACAAACGCTCCTAATAAACCGTAAAAAAGTGCTTTCCTTTGCTGTTCACGCGGTAAATGCTTGACCATGACCGCCATAACAACGGCATTATCTGCTGCCAGTAATCCTTCTAGTACGATAAGTACAACGAGTACCCATGCATATTCCAATAATATTGCTTCCAAATCGATTCCCCCTGTTTTTTTGCAAAATAAAAGAGACCCTCACCTAATAAAAGGCAAAGGTCTCGCTAAGTCGGAATTTTAGTTTTGCAAAAATCCAGCTATCATAACCGATGGCAAAAGCCATGTATTGACGACTATGAAATAGGTTTCCCTATAGCTACTCCCCCTTGACATAAAGTCAAAAGTTATTAAGTTCGGGTTCTTTTGTTTGATTATACCATAGTTGGTCAAAAAGTAAATATTATTACCCGATTTTTATATGATAATCGCTATTTTTCTTATTCTTTTCATAAAATGCGGTCATGGATGGAATCGAGGCTAGGAAATCAGCACATTGTATATCGCTTCCTTGCAGTAGCTCCTCTGCAACTGTCGTATCGAAAGTGGCATCCCACATCATATAATCCAGTGTTTCTGCCTCCACGCCAAGTCTACGCTGTAAGCGGATTGAGGCAAGGCCTCTTTCTGCAAGAAGCCGCGGCAATCTTCCCTTAGGCTTTTTGCCTGTCAATTCAACGACCATTGCGCAGTAAATCTCTTCAATCGGGTGCGGTGTAGGATCCGTTAAATGAACCGTTTTACCAGTAGCTCCTATGTGATTGGATAAATACACTGAAGCCTCGATTATATAATCAATCGGCACAACATTTATGCATGTCCGCGTTTTCCCCACGTAAGGAATAATTGGCATCCATCGCAATTTATCGATCATATTCATAAAGAAATATGGCCCGTCAAACTTAATCGTCTCCCCAGTTTTCGAGTGGCCTCGTACAATTCCAGGTCGGATAATAGTCACGGCTGCCTCCTTCTTCAGTTCTTCCACAAGTAGTTCCGCTTCAAATTTGGTTTCTTCATAATGATTTTTAAAAGAAGTCGGACGAATCAGCTCAGTTTCAAGCAACTTACCCTCTCGTTTTCCTGCAACATACGCTGTACTAAAATACACGATCCGCTCAATAGAAGGATGAGTACGGACAAATTCAATAACTTGTCTCGTCCCCCCAACATTTACCTTCCAAGCAATTTCAGCTTTTACCGCGAGATCATATATGGCGGCGAGATGCCACACAGTTAACTTTTCCTCGTGCAAATCTTTAATCGTCTGCTGCGCCATCCCAAGTCCTGGTTGCGTAATATCCCCGACCAGAATTTCAAACGGAAAAGTAACATTCATTTCTCTCATAATAGATGTAGCTTTTTCCTTTGCGAGACCAGCTTGGCTAGATTGAACGACTACGTAAACCTTCCTCACTTCTCCAACACGTACCAATTCTTTTATCAATTGCGTAGCAATAAATCCAGGAAAGCCGGTAAAAAAATGAGTTCTCATATAATACCCCCTTATTTTGTAGTATAACATTTGAATTAGACTGTTAGAAGAATATTCTGTTTACAGCCCGAATGGTTCCCTTAGAATAGTTATGATTGCACGTCTGTTGATTAACCATTTTCTTGCATAAAGAGCAGGTAAGAAATGCTTGAAGAACACCGTTTCACCGGATCATTTCCAGTCTGCTTTTGGCGAACTATTCATGACAACTTTACCGAGGGGCAAGTGTGGGTAGAAATGACTTCATCATTCCTACCCACACTCTTTTCAGTAATCCTGTTACGACTAGTTGCCTGTGGCGTTCCTACAACGTTCAAGTGAAAAATACAGCTGTTTTAGAAAAAAAGAATAGATGACTTTTATAAGGTTATAAGTGCCCGAAGATACAATTTCGGGCACTCTTGCACGTTGTACAATGTGTTCTTGCTTACTTTGAGTAAAGTGTACGCGTCATATCATGCGATGAACTTTAAGAAAGTGACTCTTCCTTAACTAAAAAAGACAAGACTATGGAGAAGACTTCAGCCGCCAAAATTGCATCTTTGGCGGCTATTATCCAGATAAGCAGCCCCGCTATTTTTTCGTCCCGAAAAGCTTTAGCACTTTGTGTACGTATCCATTTGGATAGCGACGGATGAATAAGCACCATACGATTACCGAAAAAATGTGTAGGAATGCGACGAAGTCGCATTCCTACACATAAAGACATCTCGGTAATCGTATAGAGGTCGTTCAATCCAAGCAATCCAAATATACTGTACACGAAGCGCCTGCTGTTTGATTAAGTTATTTACTGGTTGTTTTTGGTTAATCAACACATGTGTTATGATTGTTAACTTTGAGTTTATTACCGTCATGAAAAACTCAACAATTAAAAGAACCTCCCAATAAAGGGAGGCTCTACGGTTATTTACTTTCGACTGCACGTTTTCTCGTTTGTCGATCAAATAAGCTATAAATGATTGGTACAATATACAACGTGAAC from the Sporosarcina psychrophila genome contains:
- a CDS encoding TerC family protein; the encoded protein is MEAILLEYAWVLVVLIVLEGLLAADNAVVMAVMVKHLPREQQRKALFYGLLGAFVFRFAALFMITFLVNIWQIQALGAIYLLFISIKNIMDQRKVEDTHPDAKKRKQSGFWMTVVKVELADIAFALDSMLAAVALAVTLPKLGNFDIGGINGGQFIVMLLGGIIGLVIMRFAARQFVVLLQKFPTLETAAFLIVGWVGVKLAVLTLSHPGLGILDESFPHSTLWQVTFWIVLVGIALSGYLAGVRNNKKKA
- a CDS encoding SDR family oxidoreductase translates to MRTHFFTGFPGFIATQLIKELVRVGEVRKVYVVVQSSQAGLAKEKATSIMREMNVTFPFEILVGDITQPGLGMAQQTIKDLHEEKLTVWHLAAIYDLAVKAEIAWKVNVGGTRQVIEFVRTHPSIERIVYFSTAYVAGKREGKLLETELIRPTSFKNHYEETKFEAELLVEELKKEAAVTIIRPGIVRGHSKTGETIKFDGPYFFMNMIDKLRWMPIIPYVGKTRTCINVVPIDYIIEASVYLSNHIGATGKTVHLTDPTPHPIEEIYCAMVVELTGKKPKGRLPRLLAERGLASIRLQRRLGVEAETLDYMMWDATFDTTVAEELLQGSDIQCADFLASIPSMTAFYEKNKKNSDYHIKIG